GTGACTTCACTTGCACTGAATTACACGAAATTGTGAAAGGCGAAAAAACGCTGAACGTAGCAACAGACGGCACTATCTTGTACGACTCTGTAGGCTTTGCCCTAGAAGATTACTCGGTACTACGCTTAGTTTACAAACTGGCTAAGCAACACAACATCGGCAGCGAAATGGAATTAATCCCAGATCTAAGCGATGTAAAGAACTTGTTCTCGCTGCTATAAAAGCGTAGCTCGTTAAAATGACGAGCCTAGCCTGTCGCGGCTAGTTGGTTCCTGTTCGTCATTCATAATAAAACCCTTGGCCAAGCACTCACAGTTCGCACTCAATACTGTGGGCTTGGTCTTTTTTAGCTTTCCCCTTTTTAGCTTGTCCTTGCCAGCTATAAACATGTTTACGGTTCATAAATCCCCCCTATGTTAGCCATTTGTTCGTTTAAAATTATTTTCAATTATTATTACCCCCTCTAGAGCCGCATAAATACTGACTTTCGAGTCAAGAAATGACGGTTTCACCCTCTCAACCGGAAAATAAAGACTTTACAAGATAACAAGCCTTAGACTAATATCAGTCCGTATAAGCGCGTTGGATAAACGCGGCTTACCCGCACACACGATTCGCTTGTACCGCTTAAACTAAAATCCTTATAATTTTTTGCACAGTACCATCCATGAACCCATTCATTTAGGGTTTTCCTTGCGCCTGCTATATAGCATCGCGTAAGAATAAGAGCCTGTGCAGACAAACAGAAGATAGATGTCATGCGTATAGAACAAGAATTGAAGCTAGGTTTTAAAGATGTACTTTTCCGCCCAAAACGTTCAACTCTTAAGAGTCGTTCACAAGTAAGCTTAGAGCGTACATTCACTTTCCCTAACAGCAAGTACACTTGGACAGGTGTACCGGTTATTGCTGCAAACATGGATACTGTAGGTACATTTGAAGCGGCGAAAGAACTTGCTGCACACAAAATGCTAACAGCTGTACATAAGCATTACACTGTAGCTGAATGGAAAGAGTTCCTAGAAGCAAACCCAGAAATCTTTGACCACATCTTTGTATCAACTGGTACATCTGATTCAGATTTCGAAAAACTTCAACAAGTTCTAGCATTAGATGATCGTCTACAGTTTATCTGTATCGATGTAGCTAATGGTTACTCAGAATTTTTCATTGATTTCGTGCGTAAAGTACGTAAAGCATACCCAACTAAAACGATTATGGCTGGTAACGTAGTTACTGGTGAAATCACAGAAGAACTTATCCTGTCTGGCGCAGATATCATCAAAGTTGGTATCGGTCCTGGTTCAGTATGTACTACACGTGTTAAAACAGGTGTTGGTTACCCACAACTTTCTGCAATCATCGAGTGTGCTGACGCTGCTCACGGCCTTTCAGGCATGGTTGTTGGTGACGGTGGTTGTTCTTGTGCTGGTGACGTTGCTAAAGCATTTGGCGGCGGCGCAGACTTCGTTATGCTTGGCGGTATGTTAGCTGGTCACGACGAAAGTGGCGGCGAACTGTGCGAAGTTGATGGCAAGAAAACAAAAAAATTCTATGGCATGAGCTCAACAACTGCGATGAACAAACACGCAGGTGGTGTTGCTAAATACCGTGCTTCAGAAGGTAAAACAGTAGAAGTTCCTTACCGTGGTCCTATCGAAAACACTGTTTTTGATATCCTAGGTGGCGTACGTTCTACTTGTACATACGTTGGTGCAGCTTCATTAAAAGAGCTAAGCAAGCGTACTACCTTTATCCGCGTACTTGAGCAAGAAAACAACGTATTCGGTAAAGAATAAATTGGTGTAAATATGCAGGTCTAGAACTGCGTATTTAAGCTAACAAAGGCGAGCATTGATGTGGACATAGTTCATTATCATGCTCGCCTTTTTGCGTTTTGGAGTACGAGATAACTGAATTATCATTATTTCATCCAAGCGTTTTAAGGCAGAATAAAGGTGCACAATGGTGACGATACAAATAAAATAAACAAAGTGGGTTATTCTTTGCGTCTTTTGGTAAATAACACCGTCTGGCTATAAGTACTGTAAATAACAATTACTGTAATTAATGCATACCGTAAATCGATTAAGTTGAGGCTCCATAAATATGTTATCTGAATGGCAAAATCACAAAGCGCAACTGCGCGGTTATGTAAGCAAGCGCATTGATGATGCCAACGCTGTTGACGATATCCTGCAAGATGTATACATCAAGGCCAGCAGTAATTTACATCAATTAAAATCAACTGGCAGCCTCAAAGGTTGGCTTTATCGTATTGCGCACAACACCATCATGGATTTTTATCGAGGGCGTCAGCCTTATGACCCCCTACCCGACGACCTCGTGGCTGAAGAGGAAGATGAAGGCATTGAAGCTCGCGAAGAATTAGCGCAATGTTTGCGTCCTTTGATTGACGAACTACCAGAAAAATACGGCATCCCACTGCGCTTAGCAGAGCTTGAGGGGGTTTCACAAAAAGACATAGCCCAACAACTGGGTTTATCGCTTTCTGGAGCCAAGAGCCGCGTACAAAGAGGCAGAGTCAAATTTCGTGAACAAATGATGGCATGTTGTGATTTTGAAGTAGACCAAAACGGTATTGTCGACTACACCAGAAAAGATGGTAGTAGCTCTCCTAAATGCTAGCCCGAGTATAAAGCAGCGCATCAGCAGTTACCCTTTATTGGAGTAAAAATGAATAACCAAGCAAACGCAATGATCCCACAGCACGTAATTGAAGACGCCACAGAATGGGCAATCATGCATGGCGTTGCATTTCGTCAAGCAGACAACACAGCAAGACACTGCCCTTTTAGCATTGCACCAATGACAATGAAGCGTGAAGTGTATGAACACTTGCGTAAAGTAACCCCGCTGATCACCAAGCTAATCAGCAACCTATCTGAAGACCATGATTACCTACAATCATCATTAAAAAACATGGCCAAAGCCGATCCCTTTTTCGGTCGCTTGTTAGCGCTGCATCAGCAAGCGCATGGTGATAAAGATCATCCCATTAATCCAGCACGTACACCTTTACTGTTAATGCGCACCGATTTTATGGATGACCGTCAACACGGCGCTAAAGTTATCGAATTTAATGGTATCGCGGCAGGTATGGCGCCATTTGGACAGCGTGCGACAGAGTTTCACGCCTTTATGGCAAACCAATGGCCAGCGGTTTATCGCACCTGGTCTGAAACTAGCTCTGAAAGTAGTTCTGAAACGAGCCCAGCGACACCAGCAGAAAATCAAGGCCTAGAACAACTCGCTTATGGTATTGCCCAAGCCGCTAAAAAAGTCCAAGCGACATTTACTGCCGACATGCCCCAAGCTAAGCCAACCTTCTTGATGGTGATCCAAGACAATGAGGATAATGTTTACGACCAGCACTTACTTGAAATCGCGCTGCAGAAAAATGGCTTACGCACAGTAAGGCGGACGTTTGAGCAGCTCAGTACCCAGCTTGCAACAGGCGACAACCAACGCTTAATGTTAGAAGGTGTCGGTGCTATCGACGTGGTGTATCTACGCGCTGGCTACCAATATTCAGACTACTATTCTCCAAAGCGTAATGAATCCGTATGCTGTCAGACGTTAAGCCAGACAAGATTGTTTATCGAACAACACCATGTAGCGATGAATGCCACTATTGGCCAGCAGTTGGCCACCAGCAAAACCATACAAATGCTGCTCACGATAATGCCCGCTCAAGACTATGTGCGCTGGGGACTGACACTAGAAGAAGCGCAATTAGTCAAAAGTGTGCTTGCAGAAATGAAGCCAGTGAATGAAAGCACCATCACTTGGTTTAACACCCAAGCAGACAAACAAGCATGGGTATTAAAGAATCAAGGTGAAGGTGGTGGTCACTGTATTTTTGGTGACGATATCAGCGATAAATTAAATCAACTTGCACCCACTGAGTACGACGCATGGGCGTTAATGTTACGTTTACATCCACATGAACGCGAGACGCAAACCATTGCAGTGCGTGATGGCGAGCAAACTCAAATAGACGATTTGGTCAGTGAAATAGGTCTGTTTACCGCCTATTACAATGGAGAGCCGGTAACGGAATCAGCGGGTTATGCAGGGTATTTAATCCGCAGTAAACCAGCGAGTGAAAATGAGGGTGGGATCCACAGTGGTAAAGGTATTTTAGATTCTCTTGCACTGATTGATTAGCTCCAAGACTCATCATTAAATAATAGTGATGAGTCATTAAATAATCTGCGTCTTTTTTATTTATCTCCGTCTTAGTTATATCAGACTACAATGGCAGAGATAAACCCATGCTGAAACTAGCACCAAGTCAGACCGATATTAACAACAAGTTCATCAAGCACGACAGTAATATGCTTAAGCAAGTCTATGGCACCGACGACGTTGCCCCTTACTGGATTGCAGACATGGAGTTCCCCATTGCCTCACCGATAACCCAAGCCATGCAACAGCTGGTGAGCCGCGAGACTTACTCATACGAATTCGATTCTAAAACGGTGTTCCAGGCTATTTCACAATGGAATAAAACCCGTCACAATCTTGACCTTAACCCCGACCACTTTGTACCAGCACCGGGTGTATTAAGCGTAATAGCCTTATTAATTCGCGAGTTTACTGACGAAGGTGATGGCGTATTAATTCAAACACCGGTCTATCATCAATTTCGCCGCTTAATTGAATCGGCAGGACGTAGAGCAGTGAACAACACGTTACAAATCGACAATGATAAATATGTCATGGATTTTGCAAATTTTGAAAAACAATTGCAAAGTGGCAAGGTGAAAATGGTGTTGTTATGTAACCCGC
The DNA window shown above is from Moritella sp. F3 and carries:
- a CDS encoding GMP reductase, with protein sequence MRIEQELKLGFKDVLFRPKRSTLKSRSQVSLERTFTFPNSKYTWTGVPVIAANMDTVGTFEAAKELAAHKMLTAVHKHYTVAEWKEFLEANPEIFDHIFVSTGTSDSDFEKLQQVLALDDRLQFICIDVANGYSEFFIDFVRKVRKAYPTKTIMAGNVVTGEITEELILSGADIIKVGIGPGSVCTTRVKTGVGYPQLSAIIECADAAHGLSGMVVGDGGCSCAGDVAKAFGGGADFVMLGGMLAGHDESGGELCEVDGKKTKKFYGMSSTTAMNKHAGGVAKYRASEGKTVEVPYRGPIENTVFDILGGVRSTCTYVGAASLKELSKRTTFIRVLEQENNVFGKE
- the sigZ gene encoding RNA polymerase sigma factor SigZ codes for the protein MLSEWQNHKAQLRGYVSKRIDDANAVDDILQDVYIKASSNLHQLKSTGSLKGWLYRIAHNTIMDFYRGRQPYDPLPDDLVAEEEDEGIEAREELAQCLRPLIDELPEKYGIPLRLAELEGVSQKDIAQQLGLSLSGAKSRVQRGRVKFREQMMACCDFEVDQNGIVDYTRKDGSSSPKC
- a CDS encoding glutathione synthase, whose translation is MNNQANAMIPQHVIEDATEWAIMHGVAFRQADNTARHCPFSIAPMTMKREVYEHLRKVTPLITKLISNLSEDHDYLQSSLKNMAKADPFFGRLLALHQQAHGDKDHPINPARTPLLLMRTDFMDDRQHGAKVIEFNGIAAGMAPFGQRATEFHAFMANQWPAVYRTWSETSSESSSETSPATPAENQGLEQLAYGIAQAAKKVQATFTADMPQAKPTFLMVIQDNEDNVYDQHLLEIALQKNGLRTVRRTFEQLSTQLATGDNQRLMLEGVGAIDVVYLRAGYQYSDYYSPKRNESVCCQTLSQTRLFIEQHHVAMNATIGQQLATSKTIQMLLTIMPAQDYVRWGLTLEEAQLVKSVLAEMKPVNESTITWFNTQADKQAWVLKNQGEGGGHCIFGDDISDKLNQLAPTEYDAWALMLRLHPHERETQTIAVRDGEQTQIDDLVSEIGLFTAYYNGEPVTESAGYAGYLIRSKPASENEGGIHSGKGILDSLALID